From the genome of Cryptococcus neoformans var. grubii H99 chromosome 11, complete sequence:
AAATTTAGCCACTTCAAGCCCGGTGTTGAACATGTCCTTGATAAACGCCGTGTTTTTGAAAATTTTGTAAGGCGCACCGGTCAACTTGAGTTTCTTGACAATCTTGGTGGATCGATCAACGTCGAGGACGACACCGGTTGCCGATACCCGGAAACCTGGAGCATCCCCTTGCAGAGAGTTGAACGCGCAGAAACCAGTGTTAGGAGCTGAGACGGGACCATAGAATGTGGCGAAACAGTGCATATGCTCTGGCGTGTACTTGAGGTATCGGTTTCTGATGGAATGGTCGTCAAGATGGTAGAGGGGGAGAGTTTGGAATCGACGCCAGCCAAGGGAAAAGATGAGGGGATCATTCGTCTTGAGTGTTTTCGTGAACCATCTGTGTCGCTTGATACGAACAGTGATGAAACCAaatctctcttctgccGCCAAGAGACCGCCAACAATGATGGGGAATCGAGGATCAAAGTTCTCGATCAACTCATACGGCACACCTTCAATCTCTAGCCTGACGTACATCCCAGAACGATAACCCTCAATCTGCGCCCGAGCATTCAAATCAAGATTACCAAACTCCTCTTCATTGATCTGCTTTTGGCGAGCCATTTCCGCCTTTTGTTGGTCATAAAAGTCCATTTTGGACGCCTCATCGTCAGAGTCGTCATACTGCTCATCGAATTTGATCTTGAgagcttctttcttcttcgctaAAGCAGCGGCTCGCGCATCCTCAACGCTTACTTGAGAAGGCTTGACACCAACGTATGgcacatcatcctctccctcacCTTGGTCATCACTTCCTCCCTCCAGATCCTCGAAatcctcgccctcctcctcataTGCCTCCCCATTCTCATCTACGCCCTCTCCAGCAACAGGACCGGAGACAAAAAGCCCTCTGAGCGAATTAAGCATTTCCTCGTCCGTCCACTTGTTCTTTAATTGATCCCTATCTACTGCCTCTTTTACTTGatcaccatcatcgccCTTGTTCTCCTCGTGATTGATACGGAACAAACCCTCATTTTGCAGTTCAGCgacagaggatgaagcatcggcggaagaagggcgtGTTTTACCCTTGACAATTTCCtctggagagagaggagtgTCGTATATAAGTGTCATGAGGTTGCGTTTCTTGCCCAGTCTGTCGGCCAAAGCGGAGGAAGCACGAGAAGCTAGGTTGCGCTTCCAACCAGgtacatcctcatcatttTCGTCGGAAGGgaaatcatcatcatcctcatcatcgaaATTGATTCTGCCCCCTTCTTGCTCAAAGCCAGTCGCAAAGGCAAGATCATCGTGATCCGATTCTGACTCGGCGTACGCTACATCCCTTTCATCATGctcgtcgtcctcgtccGACTCTCCATTGAGCATacctccttcctcagcATCGCTTCCATCGCCAaactcgtcctcttcttcttcttcgtcactCTCATCAAACTCATCTTCGTCCGCTTTGCCAAGCATGGGACCACCAGAACGAGGTTCGGCTCTGCGGCGGACGCGATCCTTGCGTTCCTCAGTGACTTGCAAGGGAGCAGATGAATGGCCAAACAACCTGATTTCAGATGCTTGAATGTTATCCGCAAAAGTTTTTTCGGCATCTTGAAGATCCATAACCATCTTTTCACCTTCGCCCtgaggagcttgagagGTATCATATTAGCTATTGGCCTGATACTCTCaggaaatggagatgaACTTActatctcctcctttggTAAAATTACCGGGGACGTTGATGTATACTGCGTCCTTGTCATACATTACGCCGCCGACGTCGCTCATTGGGGCATGAATCAATTTTGCCTTCTCGCccattttccttcttctttcgctttcgagcgtgggaagaggacaagggTCGGCTAATCTCTCGACTTCTTTGACCTCAAGATCACCCGCACCAGGGATATGAATCTTGGCGTTGCGTGGAGGAAGGTTTGGACCACGAACATAACCGTAGAGAGTGATTGTTCGATCTATTTTGGCATTTTCGCGAATAGCCTCTCGAGGTGTGAGATCCTGAATCCTGTCAGCCACTAGGTAGGGATGTTGGTTTCGAAAGACAAGAGGGCGGAATTTCATAACAGAGATGAATCTTGACAAAAGGTTGATTTCCGCATCAGGGTAGCGTCCGTTCATAACACctgaaagggaaaagagcTTGGCCCCCTGATAGATCTCTGTCCAGAAACGATGCTTGAGGCGCTTTTTGGTGTCTTTAAGGGTGGAGGCTTTCTTGATAAGATCGACATGAGTGAGAACTCCGATGACTTTTGGAAACCCATGGGATTGAAGAATGTTGAGAAATTCAAAAGTTTCCTGGACAGCAAATTAGCTAAATATTTACAGGTGAAAGAAGCAACCTACCATTTCAAATCCAAAACTACCATCGATCATCAAAAGCACCAAATCAACCACTTTACCCAAGTCGATCATGCTGTTAAGATCATTTCCACATTCGATAAAAGTGATTCTCCTTGTCTTGCCAGAAACAACAGTCACAGGACCCTGCGGCTGGGAGAGGTTGTGCTTCGTGAACCTTCTAACAAGAGATCGCAACAAAGTAGTCTTTC
Proteins encoded in this window:
- a CDS encoding ribosome biogenesis protein BMS1 — translated: MEAPHKAHHKPSAGAKHAKKDAAKGVDRSGGKNFNPKAFTNTSFRAADRAARRTAEKNQQRLHVPLVNRNPEERKITNEKGKGMDEGALPPPPIVVGIVGPPGVGKTTLLRSLVRRFTKHNLSQPQGPVTVVSGKTRRITFIECGNDLNSMIDLGKVVDLVLLMIDGSFGFEMETFEFLNILQSHGFPKVIGVLTHVDLIKKASTLKDTKKRLKHRFWTEIYQGAKLFSLSGVMNGRYPDAEINLLSRFISVMKFRPLVFRNQHPYLVADRIQDLTPREAIRENAKIDRTITLYGYVRGPNLPPRNAKIHIPGAGDLEVKEVERLADPCPLPTLESERRRKMGEKAKLIHAPMSDVGGVMYDKDAVYINVPGNFTKGGDTPQGEGEKMVMDLQDAEKTFADNIQASEIRLFGHSSAPLQVTEERKDRVRRRAEPRSGGPMLGKADEDEFDESDEEEEEDEFGDGSDAEEGGMLNGESDEDDEHDERDVAYAESESDHDDLAFATGFEQEGGRINFDDEDDDDFPSDENDEDVPGWKRNLASRASSALADRLGKKRNLMTLIYDTPLSPEEIVKGKTRPSSADASSSVAELQNEGLFRINHEENKGDDGDQVKEAVDRDQLKNKWTDEEMLNSLRGLFVSGPVAGEGVDENGEAYEEEGEDFEDLEGGSDDQGEGEDDVPYVGVKPSQVSVEDARAAALAKKKEALKIKFDEQYDDSDDEASKMDFYDQQKAEMARQKQINEEEFGNLDLNARAQIEGYRSGMYVRLEIEGVPYELIENFDPRFPIIVGGLLAAEERFGFITVRIKRHRWFTKTLKTNDPLIFSLGWRRFQTLPLYHLDDHSIRNRYLKYTPEHMHCFATFYGPVSAPNTGFCAFNSLQGDAPGFRVSATGVVLDVDRSTKIVKKLKLTGAPYKIFKNTAFIKDMFNTGLEVAKFEGANIKTVSGIRGQVKKALSKPDGAFRATFEDKILLSDIVFLRAWYSIEPKKLYNPVCSLLLSNKESWQGMRLTGQIRREEGLKTPLDPNSAYRPIQRTTRRFNPLKVPRKLAASLPFASKTPELSKQRKPTYMQSRAVVLGEDEKKAVTLLQQIQTLKKDKAERRKAKQDERKEAYRKKVGEKDEKREEKIREERRERFKKEGLKRKREEMSEGKGRGKKSRA